Proteins found in one Halarsenatibacter silvermanii genomic segment:
- a CDS encoding glycoside hydrolase family 31 protein: MDSQEFKAQGQAERPFQYQYRALDFAELARGGAVDLDKHRLEVIWQARGIVRVVAGKKEEFSRDSTPAVSAEVESPEITYEKTDEKMKLSGPDLTVIVCKSPFQINFYDKNDELIHADVPGSALGSRRDEFRTCKELRTEERIYGLGEKTGFLDKRGKTYRMWNTDEASPHVPSTDPLYVSIPFYIGFKPEYSYGIFFDNSYPSSFDVADSRSGQLIYTCEGGNLDYYFYAGPELAEVVKKHTWLTGRHPLPPLWSLGYHQSRYSYYPESEVRELASRMEKENIPCDAIHLDIHYMDGFRVFTWDEQRFPDPKTLAEELSQSGINLINIIDPGVKKDPEYDVYREGMEEDYFLRRSDGKIYTGEVWPGESVFPDFTREEVREWWKKLHENYLEQGVRGFWNDMNEPADFNERRTLPNDVLHDNDGDADSHRRFHNLYALLEAKATRKAIREQRQERPFVLSRAGFAGIQRQAAIWTGDNRSFWQHLEMNIPMLANLGMSGVGFCGSDVGGFSDDCSGELLARWTQLGALMPFFRNHTCIGTRAQEPWAFGEPFTSIIRRYIEFRYRLLPHIYSLFYLMSREGMPIWRPPLWHYPEDDRLHNINDQIMVGESLLAAPVCRPDSRERRVYLPKGGWYSYWTGDYYRGGQSWVMEAPLERMPLFIKENSVIFEDPDPDMQAPAGGFERLRFRLFPGRVESRDSTHLYLDDGISFDHQQGEYDLYEVQLVSRSGSFTMELETVHTGFSDSPEKIELVCAGLEQPPEQIKLNGDEVGAEDYTLQKGELTLFTEVKLSSGLKLELKI, encoded by the coding sequence ATGGACAGCCAGGAGTTTAAAGCTCAGGGACAGGCAGAGCGACCTTTTCAGTATCAATATCGCGCGCTTGATTTTGCCGAGCTGGCTCGGGGAGGAGCAGTAGATCTGGATAAACATCGTCTGGAAGTGATCTGGCAGGCCCGGGGTATAGTCCGGGTGGTGGCCGGGAAAAAAGAAGAATTTTCCCGGGATTCAACCCCGGCTGTTAGTGCTGAGGTCGAATCTCCGGAGATAACATATGAAAAAACTGATGAAAAAATGAAACTCTCCGGTCCGGATTTGACGGTGATTGTCTGTAAAAGTCCTTTCCAGATCAATTTCTACGATAAGAACGATGAACTAATCCACGCCGATGTTCCCGGTTCGGCTCTCGGCAGCCGTCGAGATGAATTCAGGACCTGTAAGGAGCTCAGGACCGAAGAAAGAATTTATGGTCTGGGCGAGAAGACAGGTTTTCTTGATAAAAGAGGGAAAACCTACCGGATGTGGAACACCGATGAAGCTTCCCCTCATGTACCTTCAACTGATCCTCTGTATGTTTCTATTCCCTTTTATATTGGCTTTAAACCTGAATACAGCTACGGAATATTTTTTGACAACAGTTATCCATCCAGCTTCGATGTGGCTGATTCACGCTCCGGACAGCTTATTTATACCTGTGAGGGCGGCAATTTAGATTATTACTTTTATGCTGGACCGGAGCTGGCCGAAGTCGTCAAAAAACACACCTGGCTTACCGGCAGACATCCTTTGCCGCCTCTGTGGTCGCTGGGTTATCATCAATCCCGTTACAGCTATTATCCGGAGTCGGAAGTAAGGGAGCTGGCCAGCAGAATGGAAAAAGAAAATATTCCCTGCGATGCCATCCATCTGGACATTCATTATATGGATGGATTCAGGGTTTTCACCTGGGATGAGCAGCGGTTTCCCGATCCGAAAACTCTGGCCGAAGAACTATCACAGAGCGGTATCAACCTCATAAACATTATTGACCCCGGAGTTAAAAAGGATCCCGAATATGATGTTTATAGAGAGGGGATGGAGGAGGATTATTTTCTGCGCCGTTCTGATGGCAAAATCTACACCGGTGAAGTCTGGCCGGGAGAAAGCGTTTTCCCGGACTTTACCAGAGAAGAAGTGCGGGAATGGTGGAAGAAACTGCACGAAAATTATCTGGAACAGGGAGTGCGCGGTTTTTGGAATGACATGAACGAACCGGCAGATTTCAACGAGCGCAGGACTCTGCCGAATGATGTACTTCATGATAACGATGGAGATGCTGATTCTCATCGTCGCTTTCACAACCTGTATGCTCTTCTCGAGGCTAAAGCCACGCGAAAAGCCATCCGCGAACAGAGACAGGAAAGACCTTTTGTTTTGAGCAGAGCCGGATTTGCCGGCATCCAGCGTCAGGCTGCCATCTGGACAGGTGATAACCGCAGCTTCTGGCAGCATTTAGAGATGAATATACCGATGCTGGCCAACCTGGGGATGAGTGGTGTTGGTTTTTGTGGAAGTGATGTGGGAGGTTTTTCCGATGACTGCAGCGGAGAACTGCTGGCACGCTGGACTCAGCTGGGAGCTCTGATGCCGTTTTTCCGCAATCATACCTGCATAGGCACCAGAGCTCAGGAGCCCTGGGCTTTTGGGGAGCCCTTTACTTCCATAATTAGACGCTATATTGAGTTTCGTTACAGACTTCTGCCCCATATATACAGCTTATTCTATCTTATGAGCAGGGAAGGAATGCCTATCTGGCGGCCGCCGCTCTGGCATTATCCGGAAGACGATCGGCTTCACAATATCAACGACCAGATAATGGTCGGTGAAAGCTTGCTTGCCGCACCTGTATGCCGTCCGGACTCTCGTGAACGCCGGGTGTATCTGCCCAAAGGCGGCTGGTATAGTTACTGGACCGGTGATTATTATCGCGGCGGACAGAGCTGGGTGATGGAAGCTCCCCTGGAGAGAATGCCCCTGTTCATAAAAGAGAACTCTGTGATCTTTGAAGATCCCGATCCTGACATGCAGGCACCTGCAGGTGGTTTTGAAAGGCTGAGGTTTAGATTATTTCCCGGCAGAGTTGAAAGCCGCGACAGCACACATCTTTATCTGGACGATGGTATTAGTTTTGATCATCAGCAGGGAGAATATGATCTTTACGAAGTTCAGCTTGTCAGCCGGTCCGGAAGCTTTACCATGGAACTTGAAACCGTTCATACCGGCTTTTCCGACTCACCTGAGAAGATCGAGCTGGTCTGCGCCGGGCTGGAACAGCCGCCCGAGCAGATCAAATTGAACGGAGACGAGGTCGGAGCTGAGGATTATACTCTGCAGAAAGGCGAGCTAACACTTTTTACAGAAGTAAAACTGTCCAGCGGGCTCAAACTGGAGCTCAAAATTTGA
- a CDS encoding ABC transporter substrate-binding protein: MISGVFSADRRVFCTAVVLAIIAVLLPGFLGFSAEAFEPQEITDDLGEVIELTEAPERIVSLAPSLTEMLYGIGLGDKVVGVTEVCDHPEKMLAEVREGKVDTIGTTVDPNIEKIVELQPDLIMAAGINPVEDIIRLRELDLVVAGFDPADLESTFSVIERTGKMTGYRETTGEVKNEMQDKLSKIEELVAGREKTPGVFYEIWSEPLQTAGADTFIDDMIERAGGRNVGAEAGSGWPQFNLEKLLLADPEVYISTPHSGENNVSAEGIKNREHFSALTAVQEDRVHMADQDRLSRPGPRVIDGLKELVGAVHPQLTDELEDI; the protein is encoded by the coding sequence ATGATTTCCGGTGTATTTTCTGCAGATCGACGAGTTTTTTGTACCGCTGTAGTTCTGGCAATCATAGCAGTACTTCTTCCGGGCTTTTTGGGTTTCTCTGCTGAAGCTTTCGAGCCCCAGGAGATCACAGATGATCTGGGCGAGGTGATAGAACTCACAGAAGCGCCGGAAAGAATCGTATCTTTAGCTCCCAGCCTGACAGAAATGCTTTATGGTATAGGTCTGGGGGATAAGGTTGTCGGAGTAACCGAGGTATGTGACCATCCTGAAAAGATGCTGGCTGAAGTCAGGGAGGGAAAGGTCGATACAATCGGAACCACGGTGGATCCCAATATAGAGAAGATAGTGGAGCTGCAGCCTGATTTGATTATGGCAGCAGGAATTAATCCGGTCGAAGATATCATCAGACTCAGAGAACTCGATCTGGTGGTGGCAGGATTTGATCCTGCTGATCTGGAAAGCACTTTTTCTGTTATTGAGAGGACCGGCAAAATGACCGGTTATAGAGAGACAACTGGCGAGGTCAAGAATGAGATGCAGGATAAACTGAGCAAAATTGAAGAATTGGTAGCCGGGCGGGAAAAAACGCCGGGGGTTTTTTATGAGATCTGGAGTGAGCCCCTGCAGACAGCCGGAGCAGATACCTTTATAGATGATATGATCGAGCGGGCCGGCGGCAGAAATGTAGGGGCCGAGGCAGGTTCGGGCTGGCCGCAGTTTAACCTCGAAAAACTTCTGCTGGCAGATCCGGAGGTTTACATTTCCACTCCTCACAGCGGGGAGAACAATGTATCCGCGGAGGGAATAAAAAACAGAGAACATTTTTCTGCACTTACAGCTGTCCAGGAGGACAGAGTGCATATGGCAGATCAGGACCGCCTCAGCCGACCCGGTCCCAGGGTTATAGATGGCTTGAAAGAGCTGGTCGGAGCAGTTCACCCTCAGCTGACCGATGAACTGGAGGACATATGA
- the cobU gene encoding bifunctional adenosylcobinamide kinase/adenosylcobinamide-phosphate guanylyltransferase — translation MIIFISGGARSGKSGLAEKIAHQRQKELEGDVYYLATASAGDDEMSSRIAAHRERRPDSWLTVEEELNPAGPLKELAQPEGLSREDTLILDCITLLISNHIGAVSDSDEITADEGELTERIIDSLHRLTDISQDKDAALIMVANEVGLGVVPLSSLGRLFRDVAGRINRRMEQMADKSYFMISGRPVNLEEISASPLTGDEIL, via the coding sequence ATGATCATATTTATTTCTGGCGGAGCCCGCAGCGGCAAAAGCGGGCTGGCGGAGAAAATAGCTCATCAGCGTCAAAAAGAACTGGAGGGGGATGTTTACTATCTTGCTACAGCTTCGGCCGGAGATGATGAGATGAGCAGCAGGATAGCCGCTCATCGAGAAAGACGCCCGGACTCCTGGTTGACCGTCGAGGAAGAGCTCAATCCGGCCGGGCCGCTGAAGGAATTGGCTCAGCCTGAAGGCCTGAGCCGGGAAGACACCCTGATTCTGGACTGCATAACCCTGCTCATCAGCAATCATATCGGAGCTGTTTCTGACTCCGATGAGATTACTGCCGACGAGGGAGAACTGACAGAAAGAATTATCGACTCTCTGCATAGACTGACAGATATTAGCCAGGATAAAGATGCTGCTCTCATAATGGTGGCCAACGAGGTCGGTCTGGGCGTGGTTCCTCTCAGCTCGCTGGGGCGTCTGTTCCGGGATGTGGCCGGAAGAATAAACCGGCGCATGGAGCAGATGGCCGATAAAAGTTATTTTATGATCTCCGGCCGTCCTGTCAATCTGGAAGAAATATCCGCTTCCCCGCTAACCGGAGATGAAATTTTATGA
- the nadE gene encoding NAD(+) synthase, producing MDSADDLEYNKAHDYDEIAANLCSWIVDRVEDAGKSGGVLGLSGGLDSAVTAALIQRVFPENSLAVIMPCGSSADSIEDAELVAKKIGINVKKLQLDEVYDNLLFKLRKLEPGEDRLASANIKPRLRMTSLYYLAARRDALVIGTDNWSELTTGYFTKHGDGGVDIAPLGRLVKNEIRVLARHLGIPERIIEKKPTAGLWQDQSDEKEMGFSYKTLDRYILTGEAEPELEERIKKMKDSTRHKIEPPPVPAREKILGGD from the coding sequence GTGGATTCTGCTGATGATCTGGAATATAATAAGGCTCATGACTATGATGAAATAGCTGCAAATCTCTGTAGCTGGATTGTTGATAGGGTTGAGGATGCCGGTAAAAGCGGAGGGGTTTTGGGTTTGAGCGGCGGACTTGATTCTGCGGTGACCGCAGCTTTAATACAGCGGGTTTTTCCCGAAAACAGCCTGGCGGTCATAATGCCCTGCGGCAGCAGCGCTGACAGCATCGAGGATGCTGAGCTGGTTGCAAAGAAGATCGGTATAAATGTAAAAAAATTGCAGCTCGACGAAGTCTATGATAACCTCCTTTTTAAACTGCGGAAGCTGGAACCGGGTGAGGACCGGCTGGCCTCTGCCAATATCAAGCCCAGACTCAGGATGACTTCCCTCTATTATCTGGCTGCCCGCCGTGATGCTCTCGTGATAGGCACCGACAACTGGAGTGAGTTGACCACCGGTTATTTTACCAAGCACGGCGATGGTGGCGTCGATATCGCACCGCTGGGCCGTTTGGTCAAGAACGAGATCAGAGTTTTGGCCCGGCATCTGGGCATACCGGAGCGAATTATAGAAAAGAAACCGACGGCCGGCCTCTGGCAGGATCAATCTGACGAGAAGGAGATGGGTTTCAGCTACAAAACTCTCGACAGGTATATTTTGACCGGTGAGGCTGAGCCGGAGCTGGAGGAAAGAATAAAAAAAATGAAAGATTCTACCAGACATAAAATTGAGCCTCCGCCTGTACCGGCGAGAGAAAAAATTCTCGGAGGGGATTAG
- a CDS encoding rubrerythrin family protein, whose protein sequence is MVENDMTSENLRSAFGGESQAYQRYQVWGSKADEEGYPMVATLFKAVAHAEQVHARNHFEAMDNVQGDHLVASGAVFGLNDTAENLAGAIEGERHEIDQMYPAYSLVAKNQEENEAVKTFHYALEAEKAHADLFSEAKEAVERGSDYDIDYLGVCEVCGFTIKNEIPDYCPICGESHDEFEKFS, encoded by the coding sequence ATGGTTGAGAACGATATGACGTCAGAAAATTTGCGTTCGGCATTTGGCGGAGAGAGTCAGGCCTATCAGAGATATCAGGTATGGGGTAGCAAAGCTGACGAGGAAGGCTATCCGATGGTTGCGACTCTTTTCAAAGCAGTTGCTCATGCTGAACAGGTTCATGCTCGCAATCATTTTGAGGCTATGGATAATGTTCAGGGAGATCACCTGGTAGCTTCCGGCGCAGTGTTCGGCCTCAACGACACAGCGGAAAATCTGGCCGGAGCTATCGAGGGAGAAAGACATGAAATAGATCAAATGTATCCTGCTTATTCCCTGGTTGCAAAAAATCAGGAGGAAAATGAGGCTGTAAAGACATTTCATTATGCTCTGGAAGCTGAAAAAGCACACGCTGATCTTTTCAGCGAGGCCAAAGAAGCGGTAGAGCGCGGCTCCGATTATGATATAGATTATCTCGGCGTCTGCGAGGTCTGCGGTTTTACCATCAAAAATGAGATTCCGGACTACTGTCCTATCTGTGGCGAATCTCACGACGAATTTGAAAAGTTTTCTTAA
- a CDS encoding serine/threonine-protein kinase, which translates to MEIVTERDEYIEIEIRGDKFYARPIFSGQQPRSRIMKEVVEEIEDELSWWPSDDRGVFMGIEGVIRHQGDYYLIFPEECRQEQLTFSADQKLSPELIWRWWRRISASLAEALPAEVEEKGEDIPLIKIEHLRWSEGGDIKLLPPSTADYLLLYSEDDRPRLSEESYRPPELISRERENLNAEKVAVFNLAVIIYYLLTGESPHAGRDRSEIVERVRKGRMKPVEFSRPELAEEFRDLLRSCLEAEPEKRPDFSELSRKLAELEEGEVVKSENEIDRDKLKRQHKIFNIKKFLRYQVRRKWPVMAVIGILMIGLPLFFFTAGPEEFITPQHEPEEVAEYYYQAVNEKNVNLLEDTTGMDLGELRRMVSETHVMETVQQFYHLDEIEENGEEPSEEDLEERLETLFGVEDLELEHSQEDPPIIEANYTFFFQREEEVVRWQAEDEIYLREADGRWQIEQMRGFMENVIQGELPRVEESED; encoded by the coding sequence GTGGAAATTGTGACTGAGAGGGATGAATACATCGAGATAGAAATACGGGGAGATAAATTTTACGCCCGCCCTATTTTCTCGGGTCAGCAGCCCCGCTCCCGTATAATGAAAGAAGTTGTGGAAGAGATCGAGGATGAGCTAAGCTGGTGGCCCTCGGATGATAGGGGAGTCTTCATGGGAATCGAAGGGGTTATTCGGCATCAGGGTGATTATTATCTTATTTTTCCCGAGGAATGCCGGCAGGAGCAGCTTACTTTCAGCGCGGATCAGAAGCTGTCACCCGAGCTCATCTGGCGCTGGTGGCGCAGGATATCTGCTTCTCTGGCAGAGGCGCTGCCGGCCGAAGTTGAGGAGAAGGGCGAGGATATCCCTCTCATAAAGATCGAGCATCTGCGCTGGAGTGAAGGGGGAGATATAAAACTTCTGCCTCCCAGCACCGCCGATTATCTGCTTTTGTACAGCGAAGATGACAGACCCCGGCTGTCGGAGGAAAGCTATCGCCCTCCTGAACTGATCAGCAGAGAGAGGGAGAATTTGAATGCGGAAAAAGTAGCGGTTTTTAATCTGGCTGTGATAATTTATTATCTGTTAACGGGAGAATCTCCCCATGCTGGCAGGGATAGATCTGAAATAGTCGAAAGGGTTAGAAAAGGAAGAATGAAACCGGTCGAATTTTCCCGGCCCGAGCTCGCCGAGGAATTTCGAGATCTGTTGCGTTCCTGTCTGGAAGCGGAACCAGAAAAAAGGCCTGATTTTTCCGAGCTCAGCAGAAAACTGGCTGAGCTGGAAGAAGGAGAGGTAGTTAAATCTGAAAATGAAATCGATCGCGATAAACTCAAAAGACAGCATAAAATATTTAATATTAAAAAGTTTCTGCGCTATCAGGTTCGGCGCAAATGGCCGGTGATGGCGGTTATCGGGATTCTTATGATAGGCCTGCCGCTTTTTTTCTTTACAGCCGGCCCGGAGGAATTTATCACACCTCAACACGAGCCCGAAGAGGTAGCGGAATACTACTATCAGGCGGTCAATGAAAAAAATGTAAATCTTCTCGAAGACACGACCGGCATGGATCTCGGGGAGCTGAGAAGAATGGTCTCAGAGACCCATGTTATGGAAACAGTGCAGCAGTTTTATCATCTTGATGAGATAGAGGAGAATGGAGAAGAGCCATCTGAGGAAGATCTGGAGGAAAGGTTGGAAACCCTTTTCGGCGTTGAGGATCTCGAGCTTGAACACAGTCAGGAAGATCCGCCGATTATAGAGGCAAATTATACTTTTTTCTTCCAGAGAGAGGAAGAGGTGGTTCGCTGGCAGGCTGAGGACGAGATATATCTGCGGGAAGCAGATGGACGCTGGCAGATTGAGCAGATGCGAGGTTTTATGGAAAATGTGATCCAGGGCGAGCTGCCCAGAGTGGAAGAAAGCGAGGATTAA
- a CDS encoding pseudouridine-5'-phosphate glycosidase: protein MTAIKVSEQLERKIYKTGRPVVTLETASLIHGLPHPENLEFFLRLQKIIEEEGALAAGVGVYEGEPKVGLTDEELKVLASKEKTARVDRCNLASAAAKSRSGGAAADAAIFMAESAGFNFLLTGENGLKGDTFAGDHESFPAAVLQELARRPLLTIFSGVQPSSDADQIYVRLKSRGVEVVGFRTDDPSEGENSEGNEALPNSVNSVQEAAEIFRTQRQLDMQTGMLLISDFAKKTGKGKSWPGKNGSGEYPEAEMLLLEKNARLGAALALAYRRLQVYGD from the coding sequence TTGACAGCTATAAAAGTTTCTGAACAGCTGGAAAGAAAAATATACAAAACCGGCAGGCCGGTGGTGACGCTGGAAACAGCATCATTGATCCACGGGCTTCCTCATCCTGAAAATTTAGAGTTTTTTCTCCGGCTTCAGAAAATCATAGAAGAAGAAGGGGCGCTTGCCGCCGGTGTCGGAGTTTATGAAGGTGAGCCGAAGGTAGGATTGACCGATGAAGAATTGAAGGTATTAGCTTCAAAGGAAAAGACTGCCAGAGTTGACCGCTGTAATCTGGCATCTGCTGCAGCCAAAAGCCGATCGGGCGGGGCCGCTGCTGACGCAGCAATTTTTATGGCGGAATCAGCCGGATTTAATTTTCTGTTGACGGGAGAAAATGGCCTCAAGGGTGATACTTTTGCAGGTGATCATGAAAGTTTTCCTGCTGCGGTGCTGCAGGAGCTAGCTCGAAGGCCGCTGCTGACTATTTTTTCTGGAGTTCAACCGTCTTCCGATGCTGATCAAATTTATGTGAGATTGAAAAGTCGGGGCGTGGAAGTTGTAGGTTTTAGAACCGATGATCCTTCGGAAGGTGAGAATTCAGAAGGGAACGAAGCTCTGCCCAATTCGGTCAATTCGGTTCAGGAAGCTGCTGAAATTTTTAGAACTCAGCGGCAGCTTGATATGCAGACGGGCATGCTGCTCATCAGTGATTTCGCAAAAAAGACCGGCAAGGGGAAGTCCTGGCCCGGGAAAAATGGCAGCGGAGAATATCCAGAGGCTGAAATGCTGCTGCTGGAAAAAAATGCTCGACTGGGAGCAGCTCTGGCTCTGGCTTACAGACGACTTCAGGTTTATGGTGATTGA
- the cobS gene encoding adenosylcobinamide-GDP ribazoletransferase: MSKKRSFKFDSSVNRELRALISGISFLTRLPLPDFIHARMDDQNARLDFRRSLYWFPVVGMLLGAILALIDRPLLLIFPRPLAAGLLLLFYLVLTGGLHLDGLMDSADGLLSGRPPEKIPEIMRDSSSGAFAVLAAIIYLLLKFLCFWLLIDSWRIGGLIIMPVISRLIMAVGLIKLPVLSDSLAEVFSARLNFARMLHLAAAALALILLLPTFDLLPFHVIIISAATALVFTVLISRGVISLLGGMTGDIFGMLNEVDELIVLIVLLGLQ; encoded by the coding sequence ATGAGCAAAAAAAGATCTTTTAAGTTTGATTCGTCGGTCAACCGCGAGCTGCGTGCTTTAATATCGGGAATCAGTTTTTTAACCAGGCTGCCGCTGCCCGATTTTATCCATGCCCGGATGGACGATCAAAATGCCCGTCTGGATTTTCGCAGGTCTCTTTACTGGTTTCCCGTGGTAGGAATGCTGCTCGGTGCAATTCTGGCTTTGATAGATCGGCCGCTGCTTCTGATTTTCCCGCGGCCGCTGGCAGCAGGCCTGCTGCTGCTTTTTTATCTTGTTTTAACCGGAGGACTGCATCTTGATGGACTTATGGACAGCGCCGATGGCCTGCTCAGCGGACGTCCTCCTGAAAAGATTCCTGAGATAATGCGCGACAGCAGCTCAGGTGCTTTTGCCGTGCTGGCCGCTATCATTTATCTGCTGCTCAAGTTTCTCTGTTTCTGGCTTCTAATTGATAGCTGGCGGATCGGTGGACTGATAATTATGCCGGTTATAAGTCGTCTGATCATGGCCGTGGGGCTGATCAAACTGCCGGTGCTTTCTGATAGCCTGGCTGAAGTCTTTTCTGCCCGACTCAATTTCGCCCGGATGCTTCATCTGGCTGCTGCGGCACTGGCGCTGATCCTGCTGCTGCCGACTTTTGATTTACTCCCTTTCCATGTTATAATTATCTCTGCTGCGACAGCTCTGGTTTTTACGGTGCTGATAAGTCGCGGTGTAATTTCGCTGCTGGGCGGGATGACGGGCGATATCTTCGGTATGTTGAATGAGGTTGATGAACTTATCGTGTTGATTGTCCTGCTGGGTCTGCAGTGA
- a CDS encoding glucose-6-phosphate isomerase — MSSEDSHSAIELDVSNMFRENLQGDYGFNTDDIEEKKAAVSDAHSCIEREQPGFMKLPFEQDQVVDDIKDLRDAMIKEVDNFVVLGIGGSALGNIAVQTALNPPYYNENCEFRGASPRLYVPDNVDPVRFASLLDNLNLSRTIFNVISKSGTTAETMSLYLIARDRVAQEVGEEKVQDHFIATTSSSSGYLLKIAEREGFPEFYIPEDVGGRFSVLSPVGLVSSAFCGVDIEGLLAGAADMARRCQEEDVWNNPAYMHGLLHYLAYQQGKDISVMMPYSHQLKDVADWYRQLWAESLGKAETREGQQINAGQTPVKALGATDQHSQLQLYMEGPRDKVVNFIEVAEHDRDVEIPGFYDDLDGVNYLGGSSLGELLNIEKRATEMALSQRGRLNCTIKMPEVNPHTLGQLFYMLELETALVGELLDINAFNQPGVELGKNYTYGVMGREGYEDKKEEFEQQSRSESKYTI; from the coding sequence ATGAGCTCTGAAGACAGTCATTCTGCTATCGAGCTGGATGTCAGCAATATGTTCAGGGAGAATTTGCAGGGGGATTACGGTTTTAACACCGATGACATAGAGGAAAAAAAAGCGGCTGTCAGCGATGCTCACAGCTGCATTGAAAGGGAACAACCGGGTTTTATGAAACTTCCCTTCGAACAGGACCAGGTCGTCGATGATATTAAAGATTTGAGAGATGCGATGATCAAAGAGGTGGACAATTTTGTAGTTCTGGGCATAGGGGGTTCTGCCCTGGGCAATATAGCAGTCCAGACAGCTCTCAACCCCCCTTATTACAACGAGAATTGTGAATTTAGAGGAGCAAGCCCTCGCCTGTACGTCCCTGACAACGTGGATCCAGTGCGTTTTGCCTCGCTTCTCGATAACCTGAATTTAAGCAGGACAATTTTCAACGTAATATCAAAATCAGGCACCACCGCTGAAACCATGAGCCTCTATCTTATCGCCCGGGACAGGGTGGCTCAGGAGGTGGGAGAAGAAAAAGTACAGGATCATTTTATAGCCACAACCAGCTCCTCTTCCGGTTATCTTCTTAAAATAGCCGAGCGGGAGGGCTTTCCCGAGTTTTATATCCCCGAAGATGTGGGAGGCAGATTTTCTGTTCTTTCCCCCGTGGGGCTGGTATCATCGGCTTTCTGCGGTGTTGATATTGAAGGACTGCTGGCCGGAGCAGCCGACATGGCCCGTCGCTGCCAGGAGGAAGATGTGTGGAATAATCCCGCCTATATGCACGGACTTCTGCATTATCTGGCCTATCAACAGGGCAAGGATATCTCCGTGATGATGCCCTACAGTCATCAGCTTAAAGATGTTGCCGACTGGTATCGACAGCTGTGGGCTGAGTCGCTGGGCAAGGCTGAAACCAGGGAAGGTCAGCAGATAAATGCCGGTCAGACACCTGTCAAAGCCCTGGGAGCTACCGATCAACATTCTCAGCTTCAGCTTTATATGGAGGGGCCCCGCGATAAAGTTGTCAATTTTATCGAGGTTGCAGAACACGATCGAGATGTTGAAATTCCCGGGTTTTACGATGATCTGGATGGAGTGAATTATCTCGGCGGCAGCAGTCTGGGTGAGCTTCTAAATATCGAAAAGCGTGCTACAGAGATGGCGCTCTCTCAACGCGGCCGGCTTAACTGTACAATTAAGATGCCGGAAGTAAATCCCCATACTCTGGGACAGCTTTTTTATATGCTGGAGCTTGAAACCGCACTGGTCGGGGAACTGCTCGATATAAATGCCTTCAATCAGCCCGGAGTTGAGCTGGGTAAAAATTATACCTATGGAGTAATGGGGCGGGAAGGTTATGAGGATAAGAAAGAAGAATTTGAACAGCAGTCCCGGTCAGAATCGAAGTATACCATATAA
- a CDS encoding class II SORL domain-containing protein, with the protein MSYYDIQKLDDPADKTTLEKKHVPHIVAPDTVEAGELFEVTVKMGNEIDHPMEEGHFIQYLELYADYYQIARVDFTPETQACATLMIKLEESCTLRAFEFCNLHGQWEAAKEITVE; encoded by the coding sequence ATGAGTTATTATGATATCCAAAAGCTCGATGATCCTGCTGATAAGACTACTCTGGAGAAAAAGCATGTACCTCACATAGTTGCCCCCGATACAGTCGAAGCTGGAGAACTCTTTGAAGTCACCGTAAAAATGGGTAATGAAATAGATCATCCCATGGAAGAGGGACATTTCATCCAGTATCTGGAACTTTATGCTGATTACTATCAGATAGCCAGAGTCGATTTCACTCCCGAGACTCAGGCCTGTGCCACGCTGATGATAAAGCTGGAAGAATCCTGTACACTGAGAGCTTTTGAGTTCTGTAACCTTCACGGCCAATGGGAAGCTGCCAAGGAGATCACAGTAGAGTAA